The following proteins are co-located in the Halarcobacter sp. genome:
- a CDS encoding sodium-dependent transporter yields the protein MKVGFSRIGFILAAAGSAVGLGNIWKFPYVTGENGGGAFVLIYLLAIAFIGLTIFIAESYIGRESRANAAAAYQIVSKSKNKNWRWAGFQIFSGIVILSFYAFIIGWILNYIIISFTGLPTTLKEAQTVFTTLITEKIGLQILFHTIVTATVVFIILKGVKNGIEKLNLILMPLLAIILFGLLAYSFTLDSFSQALEFMFLPDWSKINENAILAAVGQAFFTLSLGMAIIITYSASMAKDGNFIKSSIMVAIVDTAVALVAGVIIFSFLFAAGAESTAGPGLVFISLPLIFGGWGIFGQIVALAFFVALLFAGITSAVSLLEPPLMYLMEKYKITRKKATVIAGSFFYILGIFALLSMSKDYGTLLTFFDKSLFDWLDYLTSSIAMPISGFITCIFLGFFTDTNKLKQIFTKYVPLTVFNIWLILVRFIVPVAIVLLFLNKLGVIG from the coding sequence ATGAAAGTAGGATTTTCAAGAATTGGATTTATCTTAGCAGCAGCTGGGTCTGCTGTTGGACTTGGTAATATATGGAAATTTCCTTATGTAACTGGAGAAAATGGTGGTGGAGCTTTTGTTCTTATATATTTATTAGCAATTGCTTTTATTGGACTTACAATTTTTATTGCTGAATCATATATAGGTAGAGAATCAAGAGCAAATGCAGCTGCTGCTTATCAGATTGTTTCAAAATCAAAAAACAAAAACTGGAGATGGGCAGGATTTCAAATATTTTCTGGAATTGTAATATTATCTTTTTATGCTTTTATTATAGGTTGGATTTTAAACTATATTATTATATCTTTTACAGGACTTCCAACTACTTTAAAAGAAGCCCAAACTGTATTTACAACATTAATTACAGAAAAGATAGGTTTACAAATTTTATTTCATACTATTGTAACAGCAACTGTAGTTTTTATTATCTTAAAAGGTGTAAAAAATGGTATTGAGAAATTAAACTTAATTCTAATGCCTCTACTTGCAATTATCCTTTTTGGTTTATTAGCATACTCTTTTACACTGGATTCTTTTTCACAAGCTTTAGAGTTTATGTTTTTGCCAGATTGGTCTAAAATAAATGAAAATGCAATATTAGCAGCTGTTGGACAAGCATTTTTTACATTGTCTCTTGGTATGGCTATTATTATTACCTACTCTGCTTCTATGGCAAAAGATGGAAACTTTATAAAATCATCTATTATGGTTGCTATAGTTGATACTGCTGTTGCATTAGTTGCTGGAGTAATCATATTTTCTTTCCTATTTGCAGCAGGTGCAGAAAGTACAGCAGGACCAGGTCTTGTATTTATATCATTACCTCTAATATTTGGTGGATGGGGAATATTTGGACAAATTGTTGCCTTAGCTTTTTTTGTAGCTTTATTATTTGCTGGAATCACTTCAGCTGTATCATTATTGGAACCACCACTAATGTATTTAATGGAAAAATATAAAATAACAAGAAAAAAAGCAACTGTAATTGCTGGTTCATTTTTTTATATTCTAGGTATTTTTGCTTTATTATCAATGAGCAAAGATTATGGTACTTTATTAACATTTTTTGATAAAAGTTTATTTGATTGGTTAGATTATTTGACTTCTTCTATAGCTATGCCAATATCTGGTTTTATAACTTGTATTTTCTTAGGTTTCTTTACTGATACAAATAAATTAAAACAAATATTTACAAAATATGTTCCCCTAACAGTATTTAATATCTGGTTGATTTTAGTAAGATTTATTGTTCCAGTTGCAATTGTTTTACTATTTTTAAATAAACTTGGAGTTATTGGTTAG
- a CDS encoding DEAD/DEAH box helicase — MNNKFAELNLNPSILKAIELQDYDNPTKVQKKVIPIVNKGIDVIAASKSGTGKTASYVLPMLNKINSNLNFNNRVLRGLILVPTRELVEQVSKSLSDYGKFLKVKHTKVMGGASRTKQTQVISTGVDIVVATAGRLLDLVREEILDLSSVNFIVLDEADTMLEMGFLEEIEEIFAMCSPRRQIVMCSATISQNINKLAKEFLKEPVTVQVHDRRDKVNLIKHRAFKIDKKKKKELVTKLIKDSTYEQILLFVNKKDAADAAIEHFSSHGVKAAAIHGDIEYKQRVQSIKDFKNKKVQVLIATDIAGRGLDIEKLPLVINYNLPEYTDDFTHRVGRTGRAGNKGEVISILTTEDYNHFTKIERNLRLNVKREVHEEFPLKDRQPRQKVQTKKKLSEKKGRKAPVKKEPVKSKKTTKRDSNRSFRR, encoded by the coding sequence ATAAATAATAAATTTGCTGAATTAAATTTAAACCCATCTATTTTAAAAGCAATAGAGTTACAAGATTATGATAACCCAACTAAGGTTCAAAAAAAAGTAATTCCTATTGTTAATAAAGGGATTGATGTAATTGCTGCTTCTAAATCAGGTACAGGAAAAACAGCTTCATATGTACTTCCAATGTTAAATAAAATAAACTCTAATTTAAATTTTAATAATAGAGTTTTAAGGGGACTAATATTAGTCCCAACAAGAGAGTTAGTAGAACAAGTTTCAAAATCTTTATCTGATTATGGAAAGTTTTTAAAAGTGAAACATACAAAAGTTATGGGTGGTGCAAGTAGAACAAAGCAAACTCAAGTTATATCAACTGGTGTGGATATTGTAGTTGCAACAGCAGGTAGACTTTTAGATTTAGTTAGAGAAGAGATTCTTGATTTAAGTTCTGTTAATTTTATTGTTTTAGATGAAGCAGATACTATGCTTGAAATGGGATTTTTAGAAGAGATTGAAGAGATATTTGCAATGTGTTCACCAAGAAGACAAATTGTTATGTGTTCTGCAACAATTTCACAAAATATTAATAAACTTGCAAAAGAGTTTTTAAAAGAACCTGTTACTGTTCAAGTACATGATAGAAGAGATAAAGTTAATCTAATAAAACACCGTGCATTTAAAATTGATAAAAAGAAAAAGAAAGAATTAGTTACAAAACTTATTAAAGATTCTACTTATGAGCAAATATTACTTTTTGTAAATAAAAAAGATGCAGCTGATGCTGCAATTGAACATTTTAGTTCACATGGAGTAAAAGCAGCAGCTATACATGGGGATATTGAATATAAACAAAGAGTTCAATCAATAAAAGACTTTAAAAATAAAAAAGTACAAGTTTTAATTGCTACTGATATTGCAGGAAGAGGTTTAGATATAGAAAAACTTCCTTTAGTTATAAATTACAACTTACCTGAATATACAGATGATTTTACACATAGAGTAGGGAGAACAGGAAGAGCTGGAAATAAAGGTGAAGTGATCTCAATCCTTACAACTGAGGATTATAATCATTTTACAAAAATAGAAAGAAATTTAAGATTAAATGTTAAAAGAGAAGTTCATGAAGAGTTTCCTTTAAAAGATAGACAACCAAGACAAAAAGTTCAAACTAAAAAGAAATTAAGTGAGAAAAAGGGTAGAAAAGCCCCTGTAAAAAAAGAACCTGTAAAATCTAAGAAAACTACAAAAAGAGATTCTAATAGAAGTTTTAGAAGATAG
- a CDS encoding murein transglycosylase domain-containing protein, which produces MKFKLIIFSTLFLFTGCTVNDVYSISRAAISKDPSLALKSLAKSKAISYAQNPNKLSKDLSFLSSFVNKITESWGKDNVKIPKQKEYVKYLQNYKSRALIDFDNGLVTVETLDTKESLKNAIVTTLLLPDDPRAADLFGAKKIKLGDTPYLLGEVKDDQNKDIRYQWRANRYADILIKSRLKEKNIKDGNKNLKVTYVTIPMIKDHASVRVKKFKPFVEKFARRYNLSKNLVYAIIKTESNFNQFAVSSAGAFGLMQIVPSSAGQDAYKYVKGKNHKPSSSYLFNAQNNIELGSAYIDILNSKYLKGINNKISKEYCVISAYNTGSGNVLKTFSKNRNSAINIINKKSALEVYNTLKNNLPYKETRRYLNKVITYKKEFVNI; this is translated from the coding sequence ATGAAATTTAAACTAATAATTTTTTCAACTCTTTTTTTATTTACTGGATGTACTGTAAATGATGTTTATTCAATTTCAAGGGCTGCTATTAGTAAAGACCCTTCACTAGCTCTTAAATCTTTAGCGAAATCAAAAGCTATCTCTTATGCACAAAACCCTAATAAACTATCAAAAGATTTAAGTTTTCTAAGTTCATTTGTTAATAAAATAACAGAAAGTTGGGGAAAAGATAATGTAAAAATACCAAAACAAAAAGAGTATGTAAAGTATCTTCAAAATTATAAAAGTAGAGCCTTGATAGATTTTGATAATGGTTTAGTAACTGTAGAAACACTTGATACAAAAGAGAGTTTAAAAAATGCAATTGTAACAACCCTACTTCTACCTGATGATCCACGAGCAGCAGACCTTTTTGGAGCAAAAAAAATAAAACTCGGAGATACTCCTTATCTTTTAGGAGAGGTGAAAGACGACCAAAATAAAGATATAAGATATCAATGGAGAGCAAATAGATATGCTGATATACTTATTAAAAGTAGATTAAAAGAAAAAAATATTAAAGATGGAAATAAAAATCTAAAAGTTACCTATGTAACTATACCTATGATAAAAGATCATGCCTCAGTAAGAGTAAAAAAATTTAAACCTTTTGTAGAGAAATTTGCTAGAAGATATAATTTAAGTAAAAATCTAGTTTATGCAATAATTAAAACAGAAAGTAATTTTAACCAATTTGCTGTTAGTAGTGCAGGAGCCTTTGGTCTTATGCAAATAGTACCAAGTAGTGCAGGACAAGATGCTTATAAATATGTAAAAGGAAAAAATCATAAACCCTCTTCCTCTTATCTATTTAATGCACAAAACAATATTGAACTTGGTAGTGCCTATATTGATATACTAAATTCAAAATATTTAAAAGGAATCAATAATAAAATTTCAAAAGAGTATTGTGTAATAAGTGCTTATAATACAGGTAGTGGAAATGTTTTAAAAACCTTTTCAAAAAATAGAAATAGTGCAATAAATATTATAAATAAAAAATCTGCTTTAGAAGTTTATAATACTCTCAAAAATAATCTACCCTATAAAGAAACAAGAAGATATCTAAATAAAGTGATTACTTATAAAAAAGAGTTTGTAAATATTTAA